The Sphaerochaeta globosa str. Buddy region GACCTACGGTATGCCGTTGATGTTCTTCTTCGTACTGTATAATGCACCTTCCGGCTTGATTCTTTACTGGTCGGTCATGAATGCTCTCTCCATCTTCCAACAGTTGTATACCAACAAGAAGAAGAGCAAGGAAGCCATTGAAGTGAAGGGCCCTACTGTACAGCAGTTTCCCGGTCCGAAGGGTAAGAAACGGACCTAATCCCCACAAGAAATGAAATATTACCAGGGGGACTCGGTCCCCCGAACGGAGTAGCTATATGATGAAAGAATTCGAAGGACGTACCGAGCAGGAGGCTATTGCAAAAGCAATAGAGGAACTGCACATTGAACGTGAAGATTTCGATGTAGAAATCGTTGAGCCTGTCCGGAAGGGACTGTTCAAGAAGAGCAATGTAAAGATTAGAATTCACTTTGAAGATGAGAATGATGTACTACCAGAAAGTTATGATTCTCGCAGCACGCTGGATGAGGACGAGGAGGAGCTTGATGCTCCAATCAACAGCGAGCTCGAGGACAAGCTTTTGCTTTTCGTAGCAACCATTCTCGAGAAAATGGGGTACCAGGGCAAAGTCTCCATTTCCTTTCGCAAGGCACGCAAGCTTGGTCTGAATATTGAGAGTGACAACTCCAGTATCATCATTGGCCGCAAGGGAAAAAACCTTGATGCCATCCAGCTGCTGGCCAATGTGTACGCCGGGCAGATTGACCCTGATTTGAAAGTCATCATCGATAGTGAGAACTATCGCATGCGCCATGAGGAGCAGTTGATCAGGATGGCCTTCAAGACTGCTGAGCAGGTCAAGAAGAGCGGCAGGAGCAGGTTGCTTGAGCCGATGAACCCGTATGAAAGACGGCTGGTGCATACCGCCCTCAATGATTTTGGTGGCGTTGAGACCAAAAGCGAAGGTGAGGGGCTGTACAAGCAGATTCGTATCACCAACCAAAAGCACTAACACTAATGGGGACTTTGGTCCCCTTTTTTTATTGATTCAGCTTGACAAAATTCTTTGCCAAGCCTACTGTTCGTAGTGTACCGTATGGTATAAAACACTATATCTTGTGTGTATAGGAAAAGGGAAGTGGGTGAAAAGCCCACACGGTCCCGCCGCTGTAAAGGGGAGATTTTGCATATAGCCACTGGAGCAATCTGGGAAGGAAGCGAAATCGATGAACCTGAGTCAGAAGACCTTGCCTATACAGACACGCCGTCACGGAGTATGACAGGGCGTGTGCCTCTTGCAGGGCCGCCTCTCTGTCTTGACTCCAGTAGGAGGAAACCATGCAACAGCAGGTGGTCAAACGGGATGGACAGGTGGTTCTCTGCGAGGTTCAGAAAATCATCAACGCAATCACCAAAGCAGCCGTAGCTTCCAGCCAGGATGTCGATGCCTTGGAAGTGGCCTCGTTGGTACTTGCCAGGATGAAGGGCAACAATCCCATCACCGTCGAACAGATTCAGGATTTGGTTGAACAAGCTCTGATGGAAACAGGAGCAACAAAGACTGCGAAAGCCTATATTCTGTATCGCAGCCAGCGAGAGAGAATGCGTGAGGGAAAAGCCCTTATTAAGGCTACGAACGCGCTCTTTGATTCCTATCTAGGCCAGACAACCTGGCAGACCAAGGAAAATGCCAACACCAGACGTTCGGTCAATGGGATGAACAACTTCATTCGTGAACGTTTTACCGAGCAGTACTGGCTTAATGAAATCTATCCGGCTTCAATACGCTCAGCGCATGAAAGCGGTGCCCTTCATGTGCATGATTTGGGATTCTTCGGGCCCTATTGCTGCGGCTGGGATCTTAGGCAGCTCTTGACATGCGGTTTCGGGGGTGTGGAGGGCAAGGTAAGTAGCAAACCTGCCAAGCACCTGCGCTCCTTCCTCGGCCAGATAGTCAATGCAACCTTCACGTTCCAGGGAGAGTGTGCAGGAGCTCAGGCCTGGTCCTCGTTCGACACGTATGCAGCCCCCTTCATCCGTTACGATGGACTCTCTTACGATGAGGTCAAGCAAGCAATACAGGAGTTCATCTTTAATCTCAACGTTCCCACACGCGTAGGTTTTCAATGCCCTTTCTCCAATCTTACGTTCGATCTTGTGGTGCCATCCAGCCTTCGTGATGTACCGGTCATCAGAGGAGGTGAAAACCAGGCTGAGACGTATGGAATGT contains the following coding sequences:
- the jag gene encoding RNA-binding cell elongation regulator Jag/EloR encodes the protein MMKEFEGRTEQEAIAKAIEELHIEREDFDVEIVEPVRKGLFKKSNVKIRIHFEDENDVLPESYDSRSTLDEDEEELDAPINSELEDKLLLFVATILEKMGYQGKVSISFRKARKLGLNIESDNSSIIIGRKGKNLDAIQLLANVYAGQIDPDLKVIIDSENYRMRHEEQLIRMAFKTAEQVKKSGRSRLLEPMNPYERRLVHTALNDFGGVETKSEGEGLYKQIRITNQKH